A stretch of the Channa argus isolate prfri chromosome 9, Channa argus male v1.0, whole genome shotgun sequence genome encodes the following:
- the popdc2 gene encoding popeye domain-containing 2 isoform X3, which produces MKSLENMWADNTSLLESLLFAPLCNGWSNSTEGAMYHLGNTILFLGYMGGSGAYGCLFIFGFLAPAFLCLTLWGWMTMCGLDVFTWNLLLLLACLAQICHLLYRLHQEGIRSEELTSLYQAVYLPLGVSVQVFKEITSAFENKVVELKAGETYAVEGKTPIDQLSFLLSGRINVSLEGQFLHYIHRHQFLDSPEWESLRPNEEGKFQVTLTAEEDSRYISWRRRRLYTLISKDRYIARLFSVMLGHDIAEKLYNLNNKLYIKTGVLLDIRLPSLYHVLAPTSQGSEAGSGSDCGIVREQHTEQPGEDQTPGHEKSDPAQCQQAQRNAHLDDPKAPRHERCEHPWATDPELPSGGDSDGNLPPRFQRGRAPLAPTDTPKL; this is translated from the exons ATGAAAAGCCTCGAAAACATGTGGGCAGATAACACGTCTCTGCTGGAGAGCTTGCTCTTTGCCCCCCTCTGCAATGGCTGGAGCAACAGCACAGAGGGAGCCATGTACCATTTGGGGAACACCATTTTGTTCTTGGGCTACATGGGAGGAAGCGGGGCCTACGGATGTCTCTTCATCTTCGGCTTTCTGGCTCCAGCCTTCCTGTGCCTGACCCTGTGGGGCTGGATGACAATGTGCGGCCTGGATGTCTTCACCTGGAACCTGCTCCTGCTTCTGGCCTGCTTAGCTCAAATCTGCCACCTGCTTTACCGGCTGCACCAAGAGGGCATACGCAGCGAGGAGCTGACCTCTCTGTACCAGGCGGTCTACCTGCCGCTGGGCGTGTCCGTCCAGGTGTTTAAGGAAATAACAAGTGCTTTTGAGAATAAGGTGGTGGAGCTGAAAGCAGGAGAGACGTATGCTGTGGAGGGCAAGACCCCCATTGACCAGCTCTCCTTCCTGCTTTCCGGGAG GATCAATGTGTCTTTGGAGGGCCAGTTCCTGCATTACATCCACCGCCACCAGTTCCTCGACTCTCCAGAGTGGGAGTCTCTCAGACCGAACGAGGAGGGAAAATTCCAG GTGACCTTGACGGCGGAGGAAGACTCTCGCTACATCTCATGGCGTCGCCGCCGCCTCTACACGCTGATCTCAAAAGATCGCTACATCGCCCGTCTCTTCTCAGTCATGCTGGGCCACGACATTGCAGAGAAGCTCTACAACCTCAACAACAAGCTCTACATTAAGACCGGCGTGCTGCTGGACATCCGCCTGCCGAGCCTCTACCACGTGCTGGCCCCCACCTCGCAGGGCAGCGAGGCCGGCAGCGGCAGCGACTGCGGCATCGTCAGAGAACAGCACACCGAACAACCGGGTGAAGACCAAACGCCCGGCCACGAGAAATCCGATCCGGCACAGTGTCAGCAGGCACAAAGAAACGCCCACCTGGATGATCCCAAGGCCCCCAGGCATGAGCGCTGTGAGCACCCCTGGGCAACTGACCCGGAGCTGCCCTCTG GAGGTGATAGTGATGGGAATCTACCGCCTCGATTCCAAAGGGGCAGAGCTCCACTGGCCCCCACCGACACTCCCAAACTGTGA
- the popdc2 gene encoding popeye domain-containing 2 isoform X1, which translates to MKSLENMWADNTSLLESLLFAPLCNGWSNSTEGAMYHLGNTILFLGYMGGSGAYGCLFIFGFLAPAFLCLTLWGWMTMCGLDVFTWNLLLLLACLAQICHLLYRLHQEGIRSEELTSLYQAVYLPLGVSVQVFKEITSAFENKVVELKAGETYAVEGKTPIDQLSFLLSGRINVSLEGQFLHYIHRHQFLDSPEWESLRPNEEGKFQVTLTAEEDSRYISWRRRRLYTLISKDRYIARLFSVMLGHDIAEKLYNLNNKLYIKTGVLLDIRLPSLYHVLAPTSQGSEAGSGSDCGIVREQHTEQPGEDQTPGHEKSDPAQCQQAQRNAHLDDPKAPRHERCEHPWATDPELPSDLSTSMLSLQEVIVMGIYRLDSKGAELHWPPPTLPNCENGLSRTILQYATVPSPQS; encoded by the exons ATGAAAAGCCTCGAAAACATGTGGGCAGATAACACGTCTCTGCTGGAGAGCTTGCTCTTTGCCCCCCTCTGCAATGGCTGGAGCAACAGCACAGAGGGAGCCATGTACCATTTGGGGAACACCATTTTGTTCTTGGGCTACATGGGAGGAAGCGGGGCCTACGGATGTCTCTTCATCTTCGGCTTTCTGGCTCCAGCCTTCCTGTGCCTGACCCTGTGGGGCTGGATGACAATGTGCGGCCTGGATGTCTTCACCTGGAACCTGCTCCTGCTTCTGGCCTGCTTAGCTCAAATCTGCCACCTGCTTTACCGGCTGCACCAAGAGGGCATACGCAGCGAGGAGCTGACCTCTCTGTACCAGGCGGTCTACCTGCCGCTGGGCGTGTCCGTCCAGGTGTTTAAGGAAATAACAAGTGCTTTTGAGAATAAGGTGGTGGAGCTGAAAGCAGGAGAGACGTATGCTGTGGAGGGCAAGACCCCCATTGACCAGCTCTCCTTCCTGCTTTCCGGGAG GATCAATGTGTCTTTGGAGGGCCAGTTCCTGCATTACATCCACCGCCACCAGTTCCTCGACTCTCCAGAGTGGGAGTCTCTCAGACCGAACGAGGAGGGAAAATTCCAG GTGACCTTGACGGCGGAGGAAGACTCTCGCTACATCTCATGGCGTCGCCGCCGCCTCTACACGCTGATCTCAAAAGATCGCTACATCGCCCGTCTCTTCTCAGTCATGCTGGGCCACGACATTGCAGAGAAGCTCTACAACCTCAACAACAAGCTCTACATTAAGACCGGCGTGCTGCTGGACATCCGCCTGCCGAGCCTCTACCACGTGCTGGCCCCCACCTCGCAGGGCAGCGAGGCCGGCAGCGGCAGCGACTGCGGCATCGTCAGAGAACAGCACACCGAACAACCGGGTGAAGACCAAACGCCCGGCCACGAGAAATCCGATCCGGCACAGTGTCAGCAGGCACAAAGAAACGCCCACCTGGATGATCCCAAGGCCCCCAGGCATGAGCGCTGTGAGCACCCCTGGGCAACTGACCCGGAGCTGCCCTCTG ATCTGAGCACCTCAATGTTGTCTCTGCAGGAGGTGATAGTGATGGGAATCTACCGCCTCGATTCCAAAGGGGCAGAGCTCCACTGGCCCCCACCGACACTCCCAAACTGTGAGAATGGTCTCTCCAGGACAATACTGCAGTACGCCACCGTCCCCTCTCCTCAGTCCTGA
- the cox17 gene encoding cytochrome c oxidase copper chaperone, translating into MSTLSAASVAPAPATASTEQKKPLKACCACPETKKVRDACIIEKGEEKCTALIEAHKECMRALGFKI; encoded by the exons ATGTCGACCCTGTCTGCTGCCAGCGTGGCACCTGCCCCTGCGACTGCGAGCACCGAGCAGAAGAAGCCACTGAAAGCGTGCTGTGCATGTCCAGAAACGAAGAAAGTCAGAGATGCTTG caTCATTGAAAAGGGAGAAGAGAAATGCACAGCTCTAATTGAGGCACATAAAGAGTGCATGAGGGCGCTTGGATTCAAGATTTAA
- the popdc2 gene encoding popeye domain-containing 2 isoform X2, with the protein MKSLENMWADNTSLLESLLFAPLCNGWSNSTEGAMYHLGNTILFLGYMGGSGAYGCLFIFGFLAPAFLCLTLWGWMTMCGLDVFTWNLLLLLACLAQICHLLYRLHQEGIRSEELTSLYQAVYLPLGVSVQVFKEITSAFENKVVELKAGETYAVEGKTPIDQLSFLLSGRINVSLEGQFLHYIHRHQFLDSPEWESLRPNEEGKFQVTLTAEEDSRYISWRRRRLYTLISKDRYIARLFSVMLGHDIAEKLYNLNNKLYIKTGVLLDIRLPSLYHVLAPTSQGSEAGSGSDCGIVREQHTEQPGEDQTPGHEKSDPAQCQQAQRNAHLDDPKAPRHERCEHPWATDPELPSGEDSISLVLEDFADVPGSLMDYGSERDYLR; encoded by the exons ATGAAAAGCCTCGAAAACATGTGGGCAGATAACACGTCTCTGCTGGAGAGCTTGCTCTTTGCCCCCCTCTGCAATGGCTGGAGCAACAGCACAGAGGGAGCCATGTACCATTTGGGGAACACCATTTTGTTCTTGGGCTACATGGGAGGAAGCGGGGCCTACGGATGTCTCTTCATCTTCGGCTTTCTGGCTCCAGCCTTCCTGTGCCTGACCCTGTGGGGCTGGATGACAATGTGCGGCCTGGATGTCTTCACCTGGAACCTGCTCCTGCTTCTGGCCTGCTTAGCTCAAATCTGCCACCTGCTTTACCGGCTGCACCAAGAGGGCATACGCAGCGAGGAGCTGACCTCTCTGTACCAGGCGGTCTACCTGCCGCTGGGCGTGTCCGTCCAGGTGTTTAAGGAAATAACAAGTGCTTTTGAGAATAAGGTGGTGGAGCTGAAAGCAGGAGAGACGTATGCTGTGGAGGGCAAGACCCCCATTGACCAGCTCTCCTTCCTGCTTTCCGGGAG GATCAATGTGTCTTTGGAGGGCCAGTTCCTGCATTACATCCACCGCCACCAGTTCCTCGACTCTCCAGAGTGGGAGTCTCTCAGACCGAACGAGGAGGGAAAATTCCAG GTGACCTTGACGGCGGAGGAAGACTCTCGCTACATCTCATGGCGTCGCCGCCGCCTCTACACGCTGATCTCAAAAGATCGCTACATCGCCCGTCTCTTCTCAGTCATGCTGGGCCACGACATTGCAGAGAAGCTCTACAACCTCAACAACAAGCTCTACATTAAGACCGGCGTGCTGCTGGACATCCGCCTGCCGAGCCTCTACCACGTGCTGGCCCCCACCTCGCAGGGCAGCGAGGCCGGCAGCGGCAGCGACTGCGGCATCGTCAGAGAACAGCACACCGAACAACCGGGTGAAGACCAAACGCCCGGCCACGAGAAATCCGATCCGGCACAGTGTCAGCAGGCACAAAGAAACGCCCACCTGGATGATCCCAAGGCCCCCAGGCATGAGCGCTGTGAGCACCCCTGGGCAACTGACCCGGAGCTGCCCTCTGGTGAGGACTCCATCAGCCTGGTCCTGGAGGACTTTGCTGATGTCCCTGGCTCCTTAATGGATTATGGCAGTGAGAGGGATTATTTGAGGTAG
- the pla1a gene encoding phospholipase A1 member A isoform X2 yields MSWEHKTVFLCVLLVYITSPLEGAEEREKCAELTNTTWLGYRQQRVKLQVQYLLLTRRNMDCAQMFNQESLTQQPSYFNTSLPTKVIIHGYRALGSKPSWVKELAQALLQVQDVNVVAVDWVYGASFAYNLVVENYKEVALQISVLINQLQKHGCQLESFHFIGVSLGAHVAGFVGTLFEGRIGRITGLDPAGPMFKGADTYDRLDPSDAQFVDAIHTDSDYFGISIPVGHVDFFLNGGKDQTGCVSSRFPTMYGYVICDHMRALHVYMSALNGSCPLVGIPCSSYEDFLKGNCVHCDMFKGTCPTIGLSENCGLTKSSVPKEQKLFLLTTSSPPFCAHHILLQLVVSPLGKSAEVQVTLRSQNLKTEQSLKLQTTTTVYSTVLAHPVALCETESIELKNTGVRFYRQGDIHIKSVCLLEFPSLRREEPLCVNNINIRRVASWSHDFVQVCGI; encoded by the exons GtgcagaggaaagagagaagtgTGCTGAGCTTACCAACACCACATGGCTCGGCTACCGGCAGCAGAGGGTCAAACTGCAGGTCCAGTACCTGCTGCTGACCAGAAGAAACATGGACTGTGCACAAATGTTCAACCAGGAGTCTCTCACTCAGCAGCCCTCCTACTTCAATACCTCCCTCCCAACTAAGGTCATCATCCATGGATACAG GGCCCTCGGTAGTAAACCATCCTGGGTGAAGGAGCTGGCGCAGGCCCTCCTCCAGGTGCAGGACGTGAACGTGGTGGCGGTGGACTGGGTCTACGGTGCCTCCTTCGCCTACAACCTTGTGGTGGAGAATTATAAAGAAGTGGCTCTGCAGATCTCTGTGCTCATCAACCAGCTGCAG AAACACGGATGCCAACTGGAGTCCTTCCACTTCATTGGGGTCAGTCTCGGGGCGCATGTCGCTGGTTTTGTGGGGACCCTGTTTGAGGGGAGGATAGGACGAATCACAG GCCTGGACCCTGCTGGACCCATGTTTAAAGGAGCCGACACCTACGACCGACTGGATCCCTCCGACGCCCAGTTTGTCGACGCCATTCACACAGACTCTGACT aTTTTGGCATCTCCATCCCTGTCGGACATGTGGACTTCTTTCTAAACGGAGGGAAGGACCAGACCGGATGTGTCAGCTCCAGGTTTCCAACCA TGTATGGCTACGTGATATGTGACCACATGAGGGCGCTGCACGTCTACATGAGTGCGCTCAACGGCTCGTGCCCGTTGGTGGGCATCCCATGCTCCAGTTATGAGGACTTCCTGAAGGGGAACTGTGTGCACTGTGACATGTTCAAGGGGACATGTCCAACTATAG gcttATCAGAAAACTGTGGGTTAACCAAATCATCAGTTCCTAAAGAGCAGAAGCTATTCCTCCTCACGACCTCTTCGCCACCGTTTTgtg CTCATCACATCCTGCTGCAGCTGGTTGTTTCTCCCCTGGGCAAAAGTGCTGAGGTGCAAGTGACGCTGAGAAGTCAGAACCTGAAAACGGAGCAGAGCCTCAAGCT TCAGACCACCACCACAGTGTACAGCACGGTGTTGGCTCACCCCGTGGCTCTGTGCGAAACCGAGTCCATCGAGCTGAAGAACACGGGAGTGCGGTTCTACAGACAGGGAGACATCCACATcaagtctgtctgtctgctcgAGTTCCCGTCTCTCAG gcGAGAGGAGCCGCTGTGTGTGAACAACATCAACATCAGACGAGTAGCTTCTTGGTCCCACGACTTTGTGCAGGTGTGCGGCATCTAG
- the pla1a gene encoding phospholipase A1 member A isoform X3: MSWEHKTVFLCVLLVYITSPLEGAEEREKCAELTNTTWLGYRQQRVKLQVQYLLLTRRNMDCAQMFNQESLTQQPSYFNTSLPTKVIIHGYRALGSKPSWVKELAQALLQVQDVNVVAVDWVYGASFAYNLVVENYKEVALQISVLINQLQKHGCQLESFHFIGVSLGAHVAGFVGTLFEGRIGRITGLDPAGPMFKGADTYDRLDPSDAQFVDAIHTDSDYFGISIPVGHVDFFLNGGKDQTGCVSSRFPTIFFFFPVYGYVICDHMRALHVYMSALNGSCPLVGIPCSSYEDFLKGNCVHCDMFKGTCPTIGLSENCGLTKSSVPKEQKLFLLTTSSPPFCAHHILLQLVVSPLGKSAEVQVTLRSQNLKTEQSLKL; the protein is encoded by the exons GtgcagaggaaagagagaagtgTGCTGAGCTTACCAACACCACATGGCTCGGCTACCGGCAGCAGAGGGTCAAACTGCAGGTCCAGTACCTGCTGCTGACCAGAAGAAACATGGACTGTGCACAAATGTTCAACCAGGAGTCTCTCACTCAGCAGCCCTCCTACTTCAATACCTCCCTCCCAACTAAGGTCATCATCCATGGATACAG GGCCCTCGGTAGTAAACCATCCTGGGTGAAGGAGCTGGCGCAGGCCCTCCTCCAGGTGCAGGACGTGAACGTGGTGGCGGTGGACTGGGTCTACGGTGCCTCCTTCGCCTACAACCTTGTGGTGGAGAATTATAAAGAAGTGGCTCTGCAGATCTCTGTGCTCATCAACCAGCTGCAG AAACACGGATGCCAACTGGAGTCCTTCCACTTCATTGGGGTCAGTCTCGGGGCGCATGTCGCTGGTTTTGTGGGGACCCTGTTTGAGGGGAGGATAGGACGAATCACAG GCCTGGACCCTGCTGGACCCATGTTTAAAGGAGCCGACACCTACGACCGACTGGATCCCTCCGACGCCCAGTTTGTCGACGCCATTCACACAGACTCTGACT aTTTTGGCATCTCCATCCCTGTCGGACATGTGGACTTCTTTCTAAACGGAGGGAAGGACCAGACCGGATGTGTCAGCTCCAGGTTTCCAACCA ttttcttctttttcccagTGTATGGCTACGTGATATGTGACCACATGAGGGCGCTGCACGTCTACATGAGTGCGCTCAACGGCTCGTGCCCGTTGGTGGGCATCCCATGCTCCAGTTATGAGGACTTCCTGAAGGGGAACTGTGTGCACTGTGACATGTTCAAGGGGACATGTCCAACTATAG gcttATCAGAAAACTGTGGGTTAACCAAATCATCAGTTCCTAAAGAGCAGAAGCTATTCCTCCTCACGACCTCTTCGCCACCGTTTTgtg CTCATCACATCCTGCTGCAGCTGGTTGTTTCTCCCCTGGGCAAAAGTGCTGAGGTGCAAGTGACGCTGAGAAGTCAGAACCTGAAAACGGAGCAGAGCCTCAAGCTGTAG
- the pla1a gene encoding phospholipase A1 member A isoform X1 gives MSWEHKTVFLCVLLVYITSPLEGAEEREKCAELTNTTWLGYRQQRVKLQVQYLLLTRRNMDCAQMFNQESLTQQPSYFNTSLPTKVIIHGYRALGSKPSWVKELAQALLQVQDVNVVAVDWVYGASFAYNLVVENYKEVALQISVLINQLQKHGCQLESFHFIGVSLGAHVAGFVGTLFEGRIGRITGLDPAGPMFKGADTYDRLDPSDAQFVDAIHTDSDYFGISIPVGHVDFFLNGGKDQTGCVSSRFPTIFFFFPVYGYVICDHMRALHVYMSALNGSCPLVGIPCSSYEDFLKGNCVHCDMFKGTCPTIGLSENCGLTKSSVPKEQKLFLLTTSSPPFCAHHILLQLVVSPLGKSAEVQVTLRSQNLKTEQSLKLQTTTTVYSTVLAHPVALCETESIELKNTGVRFYRQGDIHIKSVCLLEFPSLRREEPLCVNNINIRRVASWSHDFVQVCGI, from the exons GtgcagaggaaagagagaagtgTGCTGAGCTTACCAACACCACATGGCTCGGCTACCGGCAGCAGAGGGTCAAACTGCAGGTCCAGTACCTGCTGCTGACCAGAAGAAACATGGACTGTGCACAAATGTTCAACCAGGAGTCTCTCACTCAGCAGCCCTCCTACTTCAATACCTCCCTCCCAACTAAGGTCATCATCCATGGATACAG GGCCCTCGGTAGTAAACCATCCTGGGTGAAGGAGCTGGCGCAGGCCCTCCTCCAGGTGCAGGACGTGAACGTGGTGGCGGTGGACTGGGTCTACGGTGCCTCCTTCGCCTACAACCTTGTGGTGGAGAATTATAAAGAAGTGGCTCTGCAGATCTCTGTGCTCATCAACCAGCTGCAG AAACACGGATGCCAACTGGAGTCCTTCCACTTCATTGGGGTCAGTCTCGGGGCGCATGTCGCTGGTTTTGTGGGGACCCTGTTTGAGGGGAGGATAGGACGAATCACAG GCCTGGACCCTGCTGGACCCATGTTTAAAGGAGCCGACACCTACGACCGACTGGATCCCTCCGACGCCCAGTTTGTCGACGCCATTCACACAGACTCTGACT aTTTTGGCATCTCCATCCCTGTCGGACATGTGGACTTCTTTCTAAACGGAGGGAAGGACCAGACCGGATGTGTCAGCTCCAGGTTTCCAACCA ttttcttctttttcccagTGTATGGCTACGTGATATGTGACCACATGAGGGCGCTGCACGTCTACATGAGTGCGCTCAACGGCTCGTGCCCGTTGGTGGGCATCCCATGCTCCAGTTATGAGGACTTCCTGAAGGGGAACTGTGTGCACTGTGACATGTTCAAGGGGACATGTCCAACTATAG gcttATCAGAAAACTGTGGGTTAACCAAATCATCAGTTCCTAAAGAGCAGAAGCTATTCCTCCTCACGACCTCTTCGCCACCGTTTTgtg CTCATCACATCCTGCTGCAGCTGGTTGTTTCTCCCCTGGGCAAAAGTGCTGAGGTGCAAGTGACGCTGAGAAGTCAGAACCTGAAAACGGAGCAGAGCCTCAAGCT TCAGACCACCACCACAGTGTACAGCACGGTGTTGGCTCACCCCGTGGCTCTGTGCGAAACCGAGTCCATCGAGCTGAAGAACACGGGAGTGCGGTTCTACAGACAGGGAGACATCCACATcaagtctgtctgtctgctcgAGTTCCCGTCTCTCAG gcGAGAGGAGCCGCTGTGTGTGAACAACATCAACATCAGACGAGTAGCTTCTTGGTCCCACGACTTTGTGCAGGTGTGCGGCATCTAG